The Streptomyces sp. NBC_01439 genome contains the following window.
CGAACGGCTGGCCGAGGCCCAGGCTGACCGGACGCGGCAGCCGGGTGCCGCCGAGCAGGCGCTGCACGCGCAGGCCCCGCCCGGTCCGGGGGGCGCCGCCCGCACTGATCGCACGGGCCGCCGGCAGCCGGTGCGCCCGCAGCGCGGGAACCAGGGCGGTGAGCAGCACGAGGGCGGGCATCCCCAGCAGGCAGACGACGGACACCCACGCACCGACGTCGCCGACGGTGGCCCGGCCCATCTCGATGCCGGAGAACGCGACCCGGAGGACGGGCACGGCCAGTGCGTTGCCGAGCAGGGTGCCGAGGACGGCGCCGACGACCGCGGGCACGGCCATCATTGCCAGGTACACGGTGACGACCTGGTTCGGGGTGAAGCCCAGGGCCTTGAGCACCCCGATGTGGCGGTACCCGGACACCACCGCCCCGCTGACGACGTTCCCGACGATCAGGGCGGACACGAGGAGGCCGAGCACACCGAACAGCGTCATGAAGGGGAGGTAGGCGCCGGCCAGGGCCGAGAAGGCCTGCTGGAGGGCGAGATGGGTCTGTGTGCCGGTCAGTGACCCTTCGGGCAGTCCGGCGGTCGCCCCGGCCAGCGCGGCGGACAGCTCGGCGTCCGTGGTGGAGCGCGTGAAGCGGTACAGCATCTGCGCGGCGGACGGTCGCAGTGCGGTCATCTGCTCGGGCGAGACCCAGGCCCCGGCCGACCTGCTCACGCCGGCCGCGACCCCGACGACGGTCAGCGGGGCGGATCCGGGGACGTCCAGTCTGGTTCCCAGCGGCCGAGGTCCTGGGGAGCCGTACGAGTTCCAGCCGACGACGATCTCGCCGGGCGCGGTCGCCCAGTGGCCCTCCAGGAGCTCGATCCGGTCCACCGGGCCCCCCGGGTCGGCCCGACCCACCACCGTGAGGGAGCCGCCCGCCATCCACAGCCAGCCCGCAGGGACGTCCAGGACGGTCTGCTCGAACGGCCCGGCCGCGGCCTCCACCCCGGGCCGGTCGGCGGTCCGCGCGAGTTGCTCCGGAGAGGCCTTCGCCGTGTCGAAGGTCGCCACGGTGTGCGGGCCGCGCTGGGCGGCGTACGCCCTGTCGAAGGGGCTGGAAGCGGCGTCGAGCAGCCCCAGTGCGAGGAGGACGGTGGTGGTCGAGCAGAGCACGACGAGCCCGATGACGAAGGTCTGGAGCCTGCGGCGCCGCACGGCTGCGCGCGAGGCCCGCCACACGGCGCTCACGCGGTCGCCTCCAGTGCGCTCTGCCGGGCGACCCGGCCGTCGGCGACCTCGACCAGGCGGCTCGCGCAGCGGGTGGCCAACTGCGGGTCGTGCGTGACGATCAGGAGGGTCTGGCCGATCTGGTTGAGGTCGATCAGCAGGTCCATCACCTGCTCGCCCGAACGGCTGTCCAGGGCACCGGTCGGCTCGTCCGCCAGCAGCAGGGCCGGACGGTTCATCAGGGCGCGTGCCACGGCGACCCGTTGGCGCTCACCGCCGCTGAGCGTCGCCGGATAGTTGTTGCGGCGGTCGGCCACACCGAGCTCGTCGAGGAGCTCCAGGGCCCGGCGGCGCGCCTGCCGGGCCGGGGCGCCCGTCAACTGGGCGGCCAGCGCCACGTTGTCCAGGACCGGCAGGTCGTCGATCAGGTT
Protein-coding sequences here:
- a CDS encoding ABC transporter permease, with amino-acid sequence MSAVWRASRAAVRRRRLQTFVIGLVVLCSTTTVLLALGLLDAASSPFDRAYAAQRGPHTVATFDTAKASPEQLARTADRPGVEAAAGPFEQTVLDVPAGWLWMAGGSLTVVGRADPGGPVDRIELLEGHWATAPGEIVVGWNSYGSPGPRPLGTRLDVPGSAPLTVVGVAAGVSRSAGAWVSPEQMTALRPSAAQMLYRFTRSTTDAELSAALAGATAGLPEGSLTGTQTHLALQQAFSALAGAYLPFMTLFGVLGLLVSALIVGNVVSGAVVSGYRHIGVLKALGFTPNQVVTVYLAMMAVPAVVGAVLGTLLGNALAVPVLRVAFSGIEMGRATVGDVGAWVSVVCLLGMPALVLLTALVPALRAHRLPAARAISAGGAPRTGRGLRVQRLLGGTRLPRPVSLGLGQPFARPGRTLMTMAAIVLGVTTVTLATGLTSTMLAFGEAGRGGGARIHVEAGGPLNDRPAPVLGDGPTEERLRSLPGATGVRARGLAQVSLVGQIRPVYANFYRGDDPAAAGRIARGREARAAGEITAGPAFLTQNGLKVGDRVTLAMNGRQVAATVVGELVEGNAQALDATWQTFLRLSPEARAVEYEVRLAVGADVPAYVEAAEAVDPDLRVSVLDGRNAATVTVVAFSSVFTVLLSTVAALGVFNTVLLSIRERRRDLGMLKSIGMTPRQVVAMTVTSVAGVGAVGGLLGVPLGLIAHRLVVDHVGVVSFPESMKDVWDAPLVAGLLLAGVAIAVLGALVPARSAARMTIASALHTE
- a CDS encoding ABC transporter ATP-binding protein, with protein sequence MHKEYGDAKALDGLSLEIRAGDAVAVMGPSGCGKSTLLNMVAGLDRPTSGTVEVQGQDLGGLNETGLALFRRRHIGMIFQFFNLIDDLPVLDNVALAAQLTGAPARQARRRALELLDELGVADRRNNYPATLSGGERQRVAVARALMNRPALLLADEPTGALDSRSGEQVMDLLIDLNQIGQTLLIVTHDPQLATRCASRLVEVADGRVARQSALEATA